Proteins found in one Oncorhynchus mykiss isolate Arlee chromosome 3, USDA_OmykA_1.1, whole genome shotgun sequence genomic segment:
- the LOC110520490 gene encoding ICOS ligand isoform X3, producing METYRTHIVMWTVLWLVEVFLCASAHLEPLQAIVGQNVLLQCPCKKRNERMDMKWQLEDHTTVLHHSGSHNTTNIGEGYQNRVNLFQNEDKDNCSLLLSGITVADNGMYKCFFQTETLVYIHITLHVIASYSVCMYQVLDQAPMGSGWEERFGVYQCKANGGYPKGQIHWKMGGHPLVNTSRRDETHLDNSTGLYSLTSILTMDRSQGEKLQCMVENTDQASKLNSTCKEKPVYIRESPLGSPDKVAVAAGVSVSVVVMLVAGVLLVIFLLTRCHRRETSTSDTEDRSVTQQLNMYEH from the exons CCCATTTGGAGCCGCTCCAAGCTATTGTGGGACAAAACGTCCTCCTGCAATGCCCCTGCAAGAAGAGAAACGAGAGAATGGACATGAAATGGCAGTTAGAAGACCataccaccgtgcttcaccacaGTGGAAGTCATAACACCACAAACATCGGGGAGGGATATCAAAACAGGGTCAATCTCTTTCAGAATGAAGATAAGGACAACTGTTCCCTGCTCCTCTCAGGCATCACTGTCGCAGACAATGGGATGTACAAATGCTTCTTTCAAACCGAGACTTTGGTCTACATTCACATCACTCTGCATGTGATTG ccaGCTACAGTGTCTGTATGTACCAGGTACTAGACCAGGCTCCGATGGGTTCCGGATGGGAAGAGAGGTTCGGGGTGTACCAGTGTAAAGCCAACGGGGGATACCCAAAGGGCCAGATTCACTGGAAGATGGGTGGACATCCTCTGGTGAACACCTCCAGGAGGGATGAGACCCACCTGGATAACTCTACAGGACTATACAGTCTGACCAGCATCCTGACCATGGATCGGAGTCAGGGTGAAAAACTGCAGTGTATGGTGGAGAACACAGACCAGGCATCTAAACTCAACTCCACCTGCAAGGAAAAGCCTG TATACATTAGAGAGAGTCCATTGGGGAGTCCTGAtaaagtagcagtagcagcaggtgTGTCTGTCAGCGTGGTTGTGATGCTTGTTGCGGGAGTCCTGCTGGTGATCTTCTTACTGACTAGATGTCACCGCCGTGAAACGTCAACG AGCGACACAGAGGATAGAAGCGTGACCCAGCAGTTGAACATGTATGAACACTGA
- the LOC110520490 gene encoding ICOS ligand isoform X2, which yields METYRTHIVMWTVLWLVEVFLCASAHLEPLQAIVGQNVLLQCPCKKRNERMDMKWQLEDHTTVLHHSGSHNTTNIGEGYQNRVNLFQNEDKDNCSLLLSGITVADNGMYKCFFQTETLVYIHITLHVIASYSVCMYQVLDQAPMGSGWEERFGVYQCKANGGYPKGQIHWKMGGHPLVNTSRRDETHLDNSTGLYSLTSILTMDRSQGEKLQCMVENTDQASKLNSTCKEKPVYIRESPLGSPDKVAVAAGVSVSVVVMLVAGVLLVIFLLTRCHRRETSTQSDTEDRSVTQQLNMYEH from the exons CCCATTTGGAGCCGCTCCAAGCTATTGTGGGACAAAACGTCCTCCTGCAATGCCCCTGCAAGAAGAGAAACGAGAGAATGGACATGAAATGGCAGTTAGAAGACCataccaccgtgcttcaccacaGTGGAAGTCATAACACCACAAACATCGGGGAGGGATATCAAAACAGGGTCAATCTCTTTCAGAATGAAGATAAGGACAACTGTTCCCTGCTCCTCTCAGGCATCACTGTCGCAGACAATGGGATGTACAAATGCTTCTTTCAAACCGAGACTTTGGTCTACATTCACATCACTCTGCATGTGATTG ccaGCTACAGTGTCTGTATGTACCAGGTACTAGACCAGGCTCCGATGGGTTCCGGATGGGAAGAGAGGTTCGGGGTGTACCAGTGTAAAGCCAACGGGGGATACCCAAAGGGCCAGATTCACTGGAAGATGGGTGGACATCCTCTGGTGAACACCTCCAGGAGGGATGAGACCCACCTGGATAACTCTACAGGACTATACAGTCTGACCAGCATCCTGACCATGGATCGGAGTCAGGGTGAAAAACTGCAGTGTATGGTGGAGAACACAGACCAGGCATCTAAACTCAACTCCACCTGCAAGGAAAAGCCTG TATACATTAGAGAGAGTCCATTGGGGAGTCCTGAtaaagtagcagtagcagcaggtgTGTCTGTCAGCGTGGTTGTGATGCTTGTTGCGGGAGTCCTGCTGGTGATCTTCTTACTGACTAGATGTCACCGCCGTGAAACGTCAACG CAGAGCGACACAGAGGATAGAAGCGTGACCCAGCAGTTGAACATGTATGAACACTGA
- the LOC110520490 gene encoding ICOS ligand isoform X1, which yields METYRTHIVMWTVLWLVEVFLCASAHLEPLQAIVGQNVLLQCPCKKRNERMDMKWQLEDHTTVLHHSGSHNTTNIGEGYQNRVNLFQNEDKDNCSLLLSGITVADNGMYKCFFQTETLVYIHITLHVIASYSVCMYQVLDQAPMGSGWEERFGVYQCKANGGYPKGQIHWKMGGHPLVNTSRRDETHLDNSTGLYSLTSILTMDRSQGEKLQCMVENTDQASKLNSTCKEKPVYIRESPLGSPDKVAVAAGVSVSVVVMLVAGVLLVIFLLTRCHRRETSTKQSDTEDRSVTQQLNMYEH from the exons CCCATTTGGAGCCGCTCCAAGCTATTGTGGGACAAAACGTCCTCCTGCAATGCCCCTGCAAGAAGAGAAACGAGAGAATGGACATGAAATGGCAGTTAGAAGACCataccaccgtgcttcaccacaGTGGAAGTCATAACACCACAAACATCGGGGAGGGATATCAAAACAGGGTCAATCTCTTTCAGAATGAAGATAAGGACAACTGTTCCCTGCTCCTCTCAGGCATCACTGTCGCAGACAATGGGATGTACAAATGCTTCTTTCAAACCGAGACTTTGGTCTACATTCACATCACTCTGCATGTGATTG ccaGCTACAGTGTCTGTATGTACCAGGTACTAGACCAGGCTCCGATGGGTTCCGGATGGGAAGAGAGGTTCGGGGTGTACCAGTGTAAAGCCAACGGGGGATACCCAAAGGGCCAGATTCACTGGAAGATGGGTGGACATCCTCTGGTGAACACCTCCAGGAGGGATGAGACCCACCTGGATAACTCTACAGGACTATACAGTCTGACCAGCATCCTGACCATGGATCGGAGTCAGGGTGAAAAACTGCAGTGTATGGTGGAGAACACAGACCAGGCATCTAAACTCAACTCCACCTGCAAGGAAAAGCCTG TATACATTAGAGAGAGTCCATTGGGGAGTCCTGAtaaagtagcagtagcagcaggtgTGTCTGTCAGCGTGGTTGTGATGCTTGTTGCGGGAGTCCTGCTGGTGATCTTCTTACTGACTAGATGTCACCGCCGTGAAACGTCAACG AAGCAGAGCGACACAGAGGATAGAAGCGTGACCCAGCAGTTGAACATGTATGAACACTGA